A segment of the Brevibacterium zhoupengii genome:
TCGCCCGCTGGATCGTCGGACCCGATCAGAGATGGATCTTAAGCTACTCCGTCATCCTCTCGCCCATTCTGCTTCTCGTCTCCGATGTGCTCGGACGGGTTGTGATGAAGCCGGGTGAACTCCAGGTCGGAGTCGTGACCGCCTTCGTCGGTGCGCCGGTGCTCATCGCCCTCGTTCGCAGAAAGAAGGCGAGCGGACTGTGAAATCGTCGAACTCACCTATCGGAGACGCCACCGAGTTCGTTCCCGGCCAACGGGTCCTGCCGGGGGAGCAGGTTAATTTCGGCCGGCCGATGCTGCGGGCCTTCGGCTTCCGCATCGATCTGCGCGTCGTCGTCACCAGCGCCATCATCACGCTGCTGGCGCTGGGCTGCGGGTTCGTGGGACTGCTCCTCGGAGAGTTCTCACTCACCCCCGGCGAGGTCTTCCAAGGGCTGTTCGGCCAGGCCGACAAACGCATCGTCAACACCGTCGTCGGCGAATGGCGGGCACCACGCATCATCGCCGGAATCGTGCTCGGAGCCGGCCTGGGCATCTCGGGTGCAGTCTTCCAATCACTGACCCGCAACCCCCTGGGCAGCCCCGACATCATCGGCTTCTCCACCGGGGCCTACACCGGTGGAATCGTCACCATCATCGTCTTCGGCTCCAGCTTCGTCTCCACAGCCTTCGGTGCGATCATCGGCGGCCTCCTCACCGCCATCGTGGTCTACCTTCTGACGTGGAAGGGCGGCGTCCAAGGTTTCCGCCTCATCATCGTCGGCATCGCCCTGACCGCAATGCTCAACGCCTTCAACACGTGGCTGATCATGCGCGCCGACCTCGACCTCGCGATGGCGGCAGCTACCTGGGGAGCCGGAACACTCAACGGCATGGGCTGGTCGACTCTGCTGCCAGCCGCCATCGGCACGGTGCTCCTGGGGCTGGGATGCGGTCTCTTCTCCCGGGGGCTGGGCACTCTTGAACTCGGCGACGACACCGCTAAGGCGCTAGGGGTACGCAACGAACCCGTGCGGGCGGGCCTCATTCTCGTGGCCGTGGCGCTTGTCGCCGTGGTCACGGCCGCCGCCGGACCGATCGCCTTCGTCGCCCTTGCCGCCCCACAGATCGGACGCAGGATCGCAAAGTCCCAGGGCACCAGCCTGCTGTCGGCTGCAGCCGTCGGAGCGCTCCTGCTCGTCGGCGCGGACCTCATCGCTCAGCATGCTCTGGGCGAGACCCAACTTCCCGTCGGAGTCGTCACCGTGTGCATCGGCGGCATCTACCTGATCTGGCTCCTCATCCAAGAAGCTCGGAAGGCACAATGAGCATCTCATCCGATACGACTGACCACACTGACACGGCTGGCACGTCCGGCAAAGCAGGCACGTCTGCTGGGACGACGTCGACGGCAACGCCGTTGGCGGCCCAGCATCTCGACCTGGCCTATGACCATCGCCAGGTCATCACCGACCTGGACGTCGAGATCGCTCCTGGCAAGTTCACCGTCATCGTCGGCCCCAACGCCTGCGGCAAGTCGACGCTGTTGCGGGCACTGGCCAGGCTGATGACTCCGGCGAAGGGCACGGTTCTCCTCGACGGCGGCAATATCGCTAAGCTGAAGACGAAGCAGATCGCCAAGCGACTGGGATTGCTCCCACAGACGTCGATCGCCCCAGACGGCATCACCGTGGCCGAGCTCGTGGCTCGCGGGCGCCACCCACACCAGTCGTTCCTCAAACAATGGACAGACCAGGACGAAGTTGCCGTGCTCTCAGCACTGCGGGCAACGAACACCGAAGAGCTCTCGGGTCGCCAGGTCGACGAACTCTCCGGCGGTCAGCGGCAACGGGTCTGGGTGGCGATGGTCCTCGCACAGGAAACGCCGCTGATGCTGCTCGACGAACCCACTACGTTCTTAGACCTTGCCTTCCAGATCGACCTGCTCGATCTATTCGCACAGCTCAATCACGAACACGGCCACACCTTCGTCGCCGTCCTCCACGATCTCAACCAGGCCTGCCGCTACGCCGATGAAATCATCGCGATGAAGAACGGCGCAATAGTCGCCCAGGGCCCACCAGCAAAGATCATCACATCAGAGTTGGTGCGCCAAGTCTTCGGCATCGACTGCACCATCATCGACGACCCCGTCACCGGTGCACCAATGATCGTTCCCGGCAAGCCGAAGAAGACCTTCGCCGAACGCTGACCCTCAACACCGTCTGACTGACCGAAGGCGCATCATGAAGAGAATCAACATCGTCGTTGTCGCTCTCACCGCAGGGGCAATGACCCTCAGCGGCTGTTCGAGTGCCTCACCCATCAGTTCCTCCGGAGACGACGAGGCCGGAACGGGTGAGTCGGTGAGCGTCGATACGCTCAAAGGGACGGTCGAAGTTCCGGCGAACCCGGAGAACGTGGTCGCTCTCAATACGCCGGCGGCGGATGTTTCCGCGCAATTGGGCACCACACCAGTGGCCGTCGCCACCAGCCCAGATGAGCTCAACGCATGGCAACAGGGAGTTCTCGACGATGTCGCAGACGACTCATTGGTCAGTGACAGCTATGAGGTCGACGTTGAGAAGGTTGCCTCCTATGAGCCTGACGTCATCTTTGCGGCCCCCTGGAATGTCACGGATGAGGCCGTCTACGAACAACTTTCGGACATAGCCCCAGTCGTGGTGCCGAAGTCGGAGTCGACCAATCCCGACTGGGATGTCAGTGCTCAGGTCGTCGGTGAGGCGTTGGGTAAGAAGGACGAGGTCGAAGAGGCCATCGCCGCGACCAAGGAATCCATGAAGTCGCTGGGGGAGGAACTCGAGGTGGAGGGGAAGACCTATCAGGTCATCTCACCGAGGTCCGATGGCATCTACTTCGGAAACGCGGCACCTCTTGAACTCCTCGGTCTGAAGCCGGGCCAGCACCAGACTCCGGAAAAGGTCAATAGGTTCACACTCTCAGCGGAAGAGTTCAACCAACTCGACGCCGACTACCTCTTCATCTGGGCAATGGATGAGGACGCAAAGTCCACGGTTGAGGACAATCCCAGCTACGACTCCCTGCCCGCGGTGAAGAACGGGACCGCGAAATTCGTCGACGCCGACTTCACGACCGCGATCAACGGAGCGAGTCCTGCCAGCCTTGACTGGCTCATCAACGACAGCGGCATCGAAGACGTGTTGAAGAAGTAATACTCAGCTTCCCGACGAGTCCTTGCCCTGATTCGGGGCGTAGTTCGGCTTAGGTCCCGCGCCGTGTTCTGCAGTTCCTGCGCCGTGATCTGCAGAAGAAGGGGCGTCCGCGATTGAGGACGCATCCGCAGCGGCTCCGGCAGCATCTCTCTCGGCGTGCGGCTTCTCCGCGGGCGACTCCTCGTTCGTCTGACCGGTGGTGTCCTTGTCGTCCTTGTTCCCCGACTTCAGCAGAGCAGTGAAGCCGATGGCGATACCAGCCACGATTCCGCCCCAGATGGCGCCGAGGATGAGCGAGAAGAAGGTGTTGACCAGCCAGCCGAGGAAGCCGCCGACTCCGGCGATCGCAGCCACGGGCTCCTCGAGATGGTGGACGAAGTCATAAAGGGCGTGGAATCCGAGTTCGTCGGTACCCACGAGGATGATGTGTCCACCGACCCAGAGCATGGCAAACGTGCCGATGACCGAGAGACCAGCAAGAAGTTTGGGCATCGCTTTGACGAGGAAGCGGCCGAACTTCTGGGTGCCCGGCTCGTCTTTCTTTGCCATGTGCAGGCCGATGTCGTCCATCTTCACGATGAGGCCGACTGTGCCGTAGACGCCGACTGTAATGCCCAAGGCGACGACGACGAGGATGATGGCACGTGAGAGCAGCGACTCATCGGCTACCTCATTGAGTGCGATGACCATGATCTCGCAGCTGAGGACGAAATCCGTGGTGATGGCGGAGCGGACGATCTTCTTCTCCGCGTCGCCATCGTCCTTCTTGCCGTGCTTGGATTTCATCTTCGGCTCTTCGTGATGTTTGATCCACCCGAGCTTCTCGAAGATCTTCTCTGCGCCTTCGAAACACAGGTAGGTGCCGCCCACCATGAGGAGCGGAGTCAGCAACCAGGGGAGGAACTGACTGAGCAGGAGGATGATGGGCAAGATGATGAGGATCTTGTTGACCAGAGAGCCGAGAGCGATGCGCTTGATGATCGGCAGCTCTCGCTTCGGATCGACGCCTTCGACGAACTTCGGCGTGACCGCAGCATCATCGACGACGACTCCCGCGGCCTTGATGCTCGCTCGTGAGGCTCCGGCGGCAACGTCGTCGAGGCTCGCCGCAGAGAGTTTCACGAGCGCAGCGACGTCATCGAGGAGCGCAAACAGTCCGCCGGCCATCTATCGTCCTTCGTCGGGTTCGTTCGAACCGGTGTCTTTGGCCAACTCGCCGAGGTGGTTGCCGCCATGGTCGAGGACGGTGAGTACGTCACCGTCGGCCTCAACACGGTGAACTCGGCCCACCCAAGGCTCCATGCCCATGACGGCGCGCTGGGTGGTGGCGAAGGGTTTGATGACCGCTCCCGAACCCTCCGGTCCCCAGGTGGTCGAGATTCGGTTTCCGCCATCGCTGCCGGTCAGCGTTCCGTCCTCGTCAAACTTGAGGAACGCTGAGGACCCGTCCTTGGAGCTGACCCACTTGCCGTTGACTGAATTGCTCATTTCTCCTCCTTTTCCAGACCGCCGATGACCTTGCCTTTGCCGTCCATGACCTTCATGACGTTGCCTTCGATCGTCGCAGAGACGGCACCTGACAACCACGTGTCGACGCCGGCGCAGGCCTTCTGAGTCGAAGTGAACGGTGTGATGATGACCTTGTCACCGTCGACCTCCCACGTTGTCTTGATCGCATTGCAGCCGTCGGTTCCCTCGACATGACCGTCCTCAGAGAACTCAAGGTAGGGCTCTCCGGCTTCAGGGGAAGTCCATTTGCCGGTCGGATCAAGAGCAGAGGAGTCTGCCGAGTCTGACGGAGTGTTGGTTTCTGTGGGGGCGGAGCTGGTCGGCCCGCTGGGTTCGGAACCTGGCCCGCACGCGGCAAGGGGCAGGACGAGACCAAGGACGGCGACTCCCAGGGCACGTTTGAACGTTGCGGAAGGTCTGTTTGCAGTGAGGTTGAGCATGCACCGATCATAACGGCCAGCATTGACAGCTCCATGGAGAACTCGGAAGATTGCCTGCCAATTCAGCTTTTGTAAGTTGTGTTCACGAGCAACACGCATTGTGGTTGCTTCCCATCGTTGCCAAACCGTAACCTTTCATGTGGTTGAAAGACTGTTCTCAGAAGCATCCGCACAGTTGTTCAGGTGCGGGACGAAGAGTACACAGACAATTGCAACAGTGATTACGATCAAGGGAACCCAAGAGTATGCAGAAGAAACTCGTTCAGAGTTCGCTGGCACTGACCGCCGCAGCGGCGCTCGGTCTCGGCAGTGCGTTCGTCGCATCCCCAGCCATGGCCGCTGACGCCGGTCCGCAGAAGCTCGACGTGCAGAGCGATGCACAGGTGCAGAAGGCACTGTCCGATGTCGATGGCGTCAACGCCTACGGTGCTAAGGGCGGAAAGCTCAACATCGGTGTCGAGAAGAAGACCGCCGAGGTCAAAGATCTTGAAAAGAAGTTCACCAACATCGACGTCACTGTCGGTGTTAAGGAACTCAAGCGTTATGCCGAGACTGACGTCGTCGGCGGCGCAGGCTACCTCGCCGACGCTGGTGCTGGCGCGGGCGCCTGCTCGACCGGTTTCTCAGGTTGGGACGGAGACGGAAAGCCTGTCATCCTGACTGCTGGCCACTGCTCGAAGATCATCGAAGAGAACGGTGACATCACCGGAGACACCACGGTCAACGAGACCGAAGAGCCCAAGTCTGCTCCCGCGAACGGCGGAGAAGGATTCAAGGCTTCCGGCAACGGAGTTCTCGGCGAATGGGGCTTCCACAGCTACGGCAGTGGTGACCTCCTGGACGGTTCGGAAGATCCGTCGACTGCCAAAGACAGCGACATCGACTTCGCCGTGATCAACGTCGACGAGTCGAAGTACGCGGCCAAGAACGGTGTCACCGACTGGACCAGCGCAGACTCGAACGACCTGTCCACGAGCCTGGAGACCGACATCACCAAGGTCGGTGCACACGAAAACGGCACCGTTCAGAAGTCCGGCCGCACCACTGGCCTGACCGAGGGCGACGTCTACACCGAGTACAACGACAAATTCGACTTTGCGAACGTCGGCGGATACTGGGTGCACGGCTTCGGCGTGACCTCATCGACTGACAAGCCCTTCTCACAGCCGGGCGACTCCGGTGGCGCCGTGTTCCAGGGCGACACCGCTGTTGGTGTCATCTCCGGTGGCGGACCGCTGGACGAAAGCACCCAGTTCGGCTGGGTTGCCGACCTCGACCACTCCCTTGAGCAGTCCGGTGTCGACTTCAACCTCGAGAAGCCAGGCG
Coding sequences within it:
- a CDS encoding FecCD family ABC transporter permease, whose protein sequence is MKSSNSPIGDATEFVPGQRVLPGEQVNFGRPMLRAFGFRIDLRVVVTSAIITLLALGCGFVGLLLGEFSLTPGEVFQGLFGQADKRIVNTVVGEWRAPRIIAGIVLGAGLGISGAVFQSLTRNPLGSPDIIGFSTGAYTGGIVTIIVFGSSFVSTAFGAIIGGLLTAIVVYLLTWKGGVQGFRLIIVGIALTAMLNAFNTWLIMRADLDLAMAAATWGAGTLNGMGWSTLLPAAIGTVLLGLGCGLFSRGLGTLELGDDTAKALGVRNEPVRAGLILVAVALVAVVTAAAGPIAFVALAAPQIGRRIAKSQGTSLLSAAAVGALLLVGADLIAQHALGETQLPVGVVTVCIGGIYLIWLLIQEARKAQ
- a CDS encoding ABC transporter ATP-binding protein, coding for MSISSDTTDHTDTAGTSGKAGTSAGTTSTATPLAAQHLDLAYDHRQVITDLDVEIAPGKFTVIVGPNACGKSTLLRALARLMTPAKGTVLLDGGNIAKLKTKQIAKRLGLLPQTSIAPDGITVAELVARGRHPHQSFLKQWTDQDEVAVLSALRATNTEELSGRQVDELSGGQRQRVWVAMVLAQETPLMLLDEPTTFLDLAFQIDLLDLFAQLNHEHGHTFVAVLHDLNQACRYADEIIAMKNGAIVAQGPPAKIITSELVRQVFGIDCTIIDDPVTGAPMIVPGKPKKTFAER
- a CDS encoding ABC transporter substrate-binding protein: MKRINIVVVALTAGAMTLSGCSSASPISSSGDDEAGTGESVSVDTLKGTVEVPANPENVVALNTPAADVSAQLGTTPVAVATSPDELNAWQQGVLDDVADDSLVSDSYEVDVEKVASYEPDVIFAAPWNVTDEAVYEQLSDIAPVVVPKSESTNPDWDVSAQVVGEALGKKDEVEEAIAATKESMKSLGEELEVEGKTYQVISPRSDGIYFGNAAPLELLGLKPGQHQTPEKVNRFTLSAEEFNQLDADYLFIWAMDEDAKSTVEDNPSYDSLPAVKNGTAKFVDADFTTAINGASPASLDWLINDSGIEDVLKK
- a CDS encoding DUF808 domain-containing protein, which encodes MAGGLFALLDDVAALVKLSAASLDDVAAGASRASIKAAGVVVDDAAVTPKFVEGVDPKRELPIIKRIALGSLVNKILIILPIILLLSQFLPWLLTPLLMVGGTYLCFEGAEKIFEKLGWIKHHEEPKMKSKHGKKDDGDAEKKIVRSAITTDFVLSCEIMVIALNEVADESLLSRAIILVVVALGITVGVYGTVGLIVKMDDIGLHMAKKDEPGTQKFGRFLVKAMPKLLAGLSVIGTFAMLWVGGHIILVGTDELGFHALYDFVHHLEEPVAAIAGVGGFLGWLVNTFFSLILGAIWGGIVAGIAIGFTALLKSGNKDDKDTTGQTNEESPAEKPHAERDAAGAAADASSIADAPSSADHGAGTAEHGAGPKPNYAPNQGKDSSGS
- a CDS encoding META domain-containing protein; protein product: MSNSVNGKWVSSKDGSSAFLKFDEDGTLTGSDGGNRISTTWGPEGSGAVIKPFATTQRAVMGMEPWVGRVHRVEADGDVLTVLDHGGNHLGELAKDTGSNEPDEGR
- a CDS encoding META domain-containing protein, which gives rise to MLNLTANRPSATFKRALGVAVLGLVLPLAACGPGSEPSGPTSSAPTETNTPSDSADSSALDPTGKWTSPEAGEPYLEFSEDGHVEGTDGCNAIKTTWEVDGDKVIITPFTSTQKACAGVDTWLSGAVSATIEGNVMKVMDGKGKVIGGLEKEEK
- a CDS encoding LPXTG cell wall anchor domain-containing protein codes for the protein MQKKLVQSSLALTAAAALGLGSAFVASPAMAADAGPQKLDVQSDAQVQKALSDVDGVNAYGAKGGKLNIGVEKKTAEVKDLEKKFTNIDVTVGVKELKRYAETDVVGGAGYLADAGAGAGACSTGFSGWDGDGKPVILTAGHCSKIIEENGDITGDTTVNETEEPKSAPANGGEGFKASGNGVLGEWGFHSYGSGDLLDGSEDPSTAKDSDIDFAVINVDESKYAAKNGVTDWTSADSNDLSTSLETDITKVGAHENGTVQKSGRTTGLTEGDVYTEYNDKFDFANVGGYWVHGFGVTSSTDKPFSQPGDSGGAVFQGDTAVGVISGGGPLDESTQFGWVADLDHSLEQSGVDFNLEKPGDETPEAPAAPEVKDQTIKPNGDVTGKATAGAEVKLDWAPAKGTQGAETQAATEGSETVKADEDGNFTVEGPEAAGDYDYTAVATVDGQESKPAEFQVTVEEEKTETPAPAEREINVDPKEIAASDFVKEDKGVTVTVKGFDEGEKVSLKVASGPENVEGITLDETANENGAAAFSIYGTSEADPSVYLGKYDVTVTGANDTEEEEALAGSFNVVEDEEGNGGGGNDDGNNDDDGNGDGGDGGSDLPRTGAELTGLAAGAGLLVVGGAAVVLTMRRNKKN